The DNA region GGCGGCGTGGGCCCGGTCATAGGCCGCCTGGATGGCAGGGCTGGCGAAGTTGAACTTCAGGTCCTCGAAGGCGTGGGCGAACTCGTGCAGCATGAGCGTCGGGTGCCCGGCGTGGCTCTGGATCAGCGTGCTGGGGTGCGGAACGGTGATGGCGCCCACATCGCGGGGCACGCCTTCACGCAGGACTGTCCAGGTGTACTGAAGGGACCTCCATGGCAGGAAGCGCCCCCGGTAGTAGGCGAGGTATTCGTTGCCAACACGCATGCCGTCCGAGTCCCGTTCCCAGTCCGGATCAAGTTCCAGGTAGATCGGCGTTTCTTCCCGCAGCAGGCGCACGTGCGGTGCGGGCAGCGTGCGGCTCACCAGGGCGAGCTGTTCGTCCAGGCGCCACTCCAGGCGCTCCATCAGGTCGGGGTGGTCCTGCAGTTCCGGCGAGACGAACAGCTGAAAGCCCTGCAACGTGCGGGCCTCGTATCCGAGCGCAATCGGGTTCGGGGCCCGCAGGCGTTGCGTGGCGACGCCGGCCGCGCTGAGCAGGGCGAGGGCCGAGAGGGGCAGGAGAAGGCGGAATCGGCGGCTCATTGTCACCGGGTACGACGTGAGGAACGCGGTCGTTCCCCTCGGGTAGGCTCGGGGCATGCTGAGGGTGCAGGTGCTGGGTGAGCCCGGCGGGGACAACGCGCTGTTCGTGACTGCCGATGGGGGGCAGGGTCTGACCCGGCTGCTGCTGGATTGCGGCGGGCGCACCGTGGACGCCCTGCCGTTCGGTGAGGTGCAGCAGATCGATCACCTGCTGTTCTCGCACCTGCACATGGATCACGTGGCGGGGTTCGATGCGTTTTTTCGCGTGAACTTCGAGCGGACCGCGCGGGAGAATCATTTGTGGGGCCCGCCGGGTGCGGCGCGCATTCTCTCGCACCGGTTCCAGGGGTTCTGGTGGAATCACGCGCCGGACCTGCGGGGCACGTGGTTCGTGCACGAGGTGGGGGAGGGGGCGGTGCAGTCCTTCCGGTTCGAGGCGCACGAGGCTTTCGAGGTCCAGCACGAGGCCGGGCGGCGGCCGCACGACGGGGTGATTCTGTCCACGCCGCAGGTGAGCGTGCAGGCCGTGTCGCTGCGGCACCAGGGCGTGAGTCTGGGTTTCATCCTGCGCGAGCCGGAGCGGGTGAACGTGAACGCGGCTGCGCTGGCGGCCCTCGGGGTGCCGGGGGGGCGGTGGCTGGCGCAGCTGAAGGCCGGCGTGACCGGGCAGCTGGACGTGAACGGCGTGCTTCATGACGCCGCAGAGCTGCGCGCCCGGCTGTTGCAGAGCGAAGCCGGGGAGAGTGCCGCTTACTTCACGGACTTCCTGCTGGACGAAGGGGAAGTGCAGCGGCTCGCGCCCCTCCTGAGGGGCGTGCAGACGCTGTACGTGGAGGCGCAGTACGCGCCTGCGGACGCGGCCCTGGCCGCCCGGCACCACCACACGACGGCCGTGCAGGGCGCGGCCCTGGCGCGCGCGGCGGGCGTGCAGGCCCTCGTGCTGCTGCACGTCTCCCGCCGCTACGACCCTCCGGCGTGGCAGGCCATGTTGCGGGCGGCTCAGGAGGTCTTTCCTGCGGCGCGGTTCCCGGACGGCTGGTTCCGCGGGTCCTGAGGGGCCGAGCATGAATGCGGCCTGAACCCCGACTGACAGGCAGCGGACCGGGGCGGGTGCAGACTGGGCGCAATGCGAATCCAACCCTATCGGTGTCTCCGGCAGGCCAAGAGCGAGTGGCGCGTGAAGTACGGGTGCCGCAGCAACGGGGGACGCACCGGGCGCGTGATGGTCAGGCGGACCCGGCGCCGGTAGGCCCGCGGTCGGCCAGCCGGAACAGCGCGCCGGCCGGGGTGTGCGCGCAGGCCACCTGACCGCCCGCGCGGCGGGTACGATTCGGGCATGAACCACACCCGCACCTGGACGGACATGTACGGCAGCGCCTGCGCCAGCTTCGAGGGCCGCGCCGGAGGCCACACCTGGCTGGTGGCCGCGCCGCCCGATCTCGCGGCCGCCGTGCCCGCCCAGCTGGAGGGCGTGGACGGCAAGGGCACCGTGGAGCTGCTCGTCCACGAGGGCCTCACGCCGCTGCTGGCCACCGCGCGGGAGATGCAGCCCCGCGGCGTGCTGATCGTGGCGCCCGAGGCCTTCCAGGCCGGCCCGGCCGTCACGGTGGAGGCCCGCACGGTGGAACACGCGGAGAACGCCGCGTACCAGGAGGGCGGCGCGTTCCCCGCCTGGACCGCCGCCGGGCCCCAGAGTGGCTCGGCGCAGGGCGAGTGCCCGGCCGCGAGCGCGGTGGCCTCGCTGGACCTGCCGGTGCGGCTCGCCACGCCCGGCACGGTGCGGGAGGTGCTGGAAGCCTGGATGGACGCCACGCCCCACGGCCGCTGAGTGCCGTGACCATTCGGGCCGGGCGGGGCGGGGTACACTCCGCCGCGTGACGGCCCCCGCTGCCCCTCTTCCGGACCAGGTGGTGCGGCACCTGTACGTGCACGTGCCCTTCTGCCCGAGCATCTGCCCGTACTGTGATTTTCACGTTCTGACCCGCCGCGCCGGGATGGTCGAGGCGTACCTGGCGCGGCTGGAGCAGGAGGCGGCCGAACTGGCCGGGCAGTACGACGTGCAGCTGGACACCGTGTACGTGGGGGGCGGCACGCCCAGCTTCCTGCGGGACGCCGAGATCACGCAGCTTGCGCGCAGCGTGCAGCGGCACCTCGGCTGGGGCGGCGTGGAGAACACCCTGGAAATCAATCCGGGTACGGTCAGCGCGGACCGCGCGGCGCTGTGGCGGGACCTGGGCTTCACCCGGGCGAGCGTGGGCGTGCAGAGCCTGCACGATCCCACCCTGAAGTTCCTGGGCCGCACGCACGACGCGCAGCAGGCCCGCCGGGCCGTGCAGACCCTCACGGCCGCGGACTTCCGCGTGAGCGGCGACCTGATCACGGCCGTGCCCGGTCAGCCGCTGGAGGCCGACATTCACGGCCTGGTGGACCTGGGCGTGGGGCACGTGAGCGCCTACACGCTCACCATCGAGCCCGGCACTGAGTTCGCGCGGCGCGGCGTGACCGTCCAGGAGGACGACGAGCGCGCCGGCTTCGAGCGGACCGAGGAACTGCTCTCGGCGCGGGGCTTCACGCGTTACGAGGTCAGCAATTACGCCCTGCCCGGGCAGGAGTCGCGTCACAACCTCGCGTACTGGCACGGCCGCACGTACCTGGGCCTGGGGCCCGGCGCGGCGGGGCATTACCCGGCGCCGGCAGGCCGCGGGCTGCTCACCACGCGCCGCACCAACCCGCACCTGCACGACTGGCTGACCGGCGCGGCCGGGGAGACGCTGCCGGTGGACGCGGTGGAGTACGTCACGGACGCCCTGTTCATGGGTCTGCGCCTGCGGGAGGGCCTGGACCTGCGGGCCCTGGCGGCGCGCAGCGGCGTGGACGTCGCCGCGCGGTACGCCGCCGTGATCGAACGGAACGTCCGGCGCGGCCTGCTGACCCTGCACGGCGCTCAGCTGCGGGCCACGCCGGACGGCTGGTGGGTCCTCAACCGCGTTGTCGCGGAATTTCTGGACGAGGACGGCTGAGCGCCCCGCGCGGCCGAATTCACCATTCCCGGTTGTCAGTCCTGCGCGTCCATCTATCCGGTCAGGTCAGTGGCGGACCCGGTAGACTGCCCCCATGACCAAGTCCTATGACTTTGACGTGCTCGTCATCGGTGCCGGCCCCGGCGGGTACCACGCCGCCATCCGCGCCGCGCAGCTGGGGCTCAAGACCGCCTGCGTGGAACGCGAGGCGGTGGGCGGCGTGTGTCTCAACTGGGGCTGCATCCCCACCAAGGCCCTGCTGCACGCCGGCGAGATGGTTCACGAAAGCAAACAGGCCGCCGACTTCGGCCTGACCTTCAGCGGGACCAGCCTGAACATCGGCAAGCTCAACGGCTGGAAAGAAGGCATCGTCAAGAAACTCACCGGCGGCGTCTCCGGCCTGTTCAAGGCGAACAAGGTCACCCTGCTGACCGGGCAGGCGTCCTTCGTGGACGACCACACCGTCAAGGTCGGTGACCAGACTCACACCGCCGCGAACATCATCATCGCCACCGGCAGTGAGCCCGCCACCCTGCCCGGCATCACCGTGGACCAGCAGGTGATCGTGGACAGCACCGGCGCCCTGAACGTTCCCGACCCCATCCCCGGCCGCATGCTGTGCATCGGCGGCGGCGTGATCGGCTTCGAGTTCGCGCACATCTACAACAACCTCGGCAGCGACGTGAAGGTCATCGAGTTCCTTCCCACCGTCATCCCCGGCGCGGACACCGACGCTGTCGCCGCGTTCCGCAAGAGCATGGAAAAGCAGGGCATCAAGGTCGCCACCCAGACCAAGGCGAACAGGGCCGAGAAGAAGGCCGACGGCGTGCACGTCGAACTGGAGGACGTCAAGACCGGCGCCAAGACGGTGGAGGTCTACGACCGCGTGCTCGTCGCCATCGGCCGGCGCCCCCGCACCGACGGCCTGAACCCCGAGAAGGCCGGCGTGACCGTCACCGACCGCGGCTTCATCCCCGCCGACCGCAAGCAGCGCACGAACGTCCCCCACATCTACGCCATCGGCGACGTCGCCTCCAACCCCATGCTGGCCCACAAGGCCATGAAAGAGGGCCTGGTGGCCGCCGAGGTCATCGCCGGCAAACCCGCCGAACAGGACGCCGTCGCGATCCCCGGCGTGGTGTACACCAGCCCCGAACTGGCCTGGGTGGGCCTCACCGAAGCCGAAGCGAAGGAAAAAGGCTACGAGGTCAAGACCGGCAACTTCCCCTTCGCTGCCTCCGGCCGCGCCATGACCCTCCAGAGCACCGACGGTTTCGTGAAGATGATTGTCGAGAAGGACACCGACCTGCTTCTCGGCGTGCACATCGTCGGGCCGCATGCCAGCGACATGCTCGGCGAGGCCGGCCTCGCCCTGGAGATGGCCGCCACCGCCACCGACATCGCCCTGACCATCCACGCCCACCCCACCCTGGGCGAGAGCGTCCTGGAAGCCGCCGAGGCCGTGCACAAGCAGGCCATCCACATCGTCAACCGCTGAGTACCGCAGGCCGGGTCCGCCTGTCCCATCGGGGCAGGCGGGCTCTGCATTGCCGCGGCCTTACTCGGGCGGCGTGTCGCGGGTCAGGGCGATGTGCAGGAAGTAGTTGTCGTCGTTCGGGTCCTCCGACTGCTCCTGGAACGCCTCCAGCACCACCGCCATCAGGGCGTCCGCGAGCCGCTTGGCCTGCCGGCGGTTCAGGCGGATCAGCCCGAAGGTGTCCAGCGGCAACTGCTGCCGGATCTCCTCCGGCAGCGCGGCCTGGGTGGGGAACGGCGAGGGCACCAGTTCCTGGCGCAGCAGGTTGTTGCCGTCCACATAGATGCGGATCATCCAGTCCTCGGAGATGCGCTGGTACTGCTGCGTGATGGAGTGGCTGAGGCGGTCGGTGCCCGGCTGGTTCATCTGCGCGATCACGGCGTCCAGCGGCGCGGTGCGGCTGAGGTCCACCATGAATTCCGCACTGACCGCCTGGTACGTGTGGGGTTTGCGCTCCCCGACCTGCCGCAGCAACCCCAGGTCCACGAAACGCCGCACCCAGTACGCCAGCGCGCTGGGGCTGCTGCGGGCGTACCTCGCGGCTTCCGGGATGGTCATGGGCCGGGCCATGAACGGCGCGAGCAGCCGCGCGCGGGAGAAATCCAGCAGGACCCGGCCGGCTTCCGAATCCAGTAGTGTGGCACCTGCCATTCTCAAACTCTACAGGCGTTTTTTTTTCGGACGGGCGCTAACGTATGCGCAGCAGTCCAGCACCCCACGGAGGACCGATGATGAACCGCCGCACCCTACTGCGCTCCGTACTGCTCCTCTGCCTGTGCGTCTCCACGGTGGACGCCACAGACAGCTCGGCGGCATCCGGTTACCCCGGCTGGATCTGCCACATCCTGAACTGCGCCGTGACCCCCTGACCCCACGCCCCTGAGCGTTCCGGCTCCACCCGGACCGGACCGCACTGGGAACCGCTGAGACATCGTCTTCTTCCGCCTTGCTCCCGCTCTCACCCGTTCTCTCCGCCTCAGCGCGGCATGCCCCTGGCGAAAGCCAGGGGTGTGTTCGTGTGGGTCAGGGCACCTCCGCGGTGCCGGCCGCCGGCTCGGGAGTGGGGCGGCGCAGCACGCGGTCCATGCGGCTGTGCTGACGATCCAGCTGCGCGGTCCGGTCCGCAGCGGCGCGGCGCAGGAACCAGGCGCTCAGGCCGGAAGCGACCAGGGACAACGTGACCATGATCAGCAGCGGTTTCTGCTGCGCGATCACGGTGCGGTCCAGCGCGGTGGACACCGTTTCGGCCTTGGGGTGCGGGGCGTCGATCAGCACCATCGGGACCAGCAGCAGCCCGGCCATGAGCAGCAGCGCGGTGAGCAGGTGCCAGCTGCTGTTCAGCTGGCGGAAGAGCCGCTGCAGCCGCCCACTCCCGGACCCGGCGGTCCAGGTCAGGGCCTCGGCCGTCCAGCGCGTGAAGCGGCCCACGGCCGTCCACACCAGGAGCAGGGCCGGCAGGCCCAGCACGGCCGTGAGCAGCAGCCCCAGGATGGCCCGGGCCCGGCCATCGAAGTACCCGGGGGTGGTCACGGCCTGCCACTGCGGCACCACAAGCACCAGCGCCACGATCAGGGTCGTCAGGCGCAGCAGCCACCCCGCCCCGGCCAGGGCAGCGCGGACAGGTGCCGAGGGGCGCGCGGTCCACGCGGCGGCTGTGAGCGCGAAAAGGGCGCCGGCCGCGGTGAAGCCGGCCAGCCCGCGCAGCATCAGCAGGTGGGTCCGGATCTCGCCGGGGGAGAGGTTGGGCGTCTCCGGGTTGACGGGGGTGCTGAGCAGCGGCTGCAACTGGCCCAGGAAGGCCAGGAGCAGGGCGCAGCAGGCGAGCAGGGCGGCGCCGGGCAGGCCGACCTTCAGGGCGGAGGACATGCGCCGAGTATGCCGCCAGGGATGCGGAGCGGGGGACGCATCTGCGGTCCCGGCGTGGGGCAGCCGTTAGGGGAGGGGCGTCCGGCCAGGGGTGGACACGGGCCCCGCGGTCGGGCCAGGTTCCTGTGCTCTGCGCGGGGCGCCCCGTACACTGCGGGCATGGCGACTTCCCTCTCGGACCGGCTCTCCACCGAACTCGCGGGCCTGCGTGACGCGGGCCTGCTCATCTCCCCGCGCGTGCTGGAGGCCCCGCAGCGCGCCCGCACCCGCGTGGACGGCCGCGCGGTCGTGAACCTCGCCAGCAACAACTACCTGGGCTTCGCCGACCACCCGAAACTCAAGGCCCGCGCGCAGGAGTACCTGGAAAAGTGGGGCGCCGGGGCGGGCGCCGTGCGCACCATCGCCGGCACCATGCAGATTCACGAGGACTTCGAGCGGCAGATCGCGGCGTTCAAGCACACCGGCAGCGCGCTGGTCCTGCACAGCGGCTTCACCACCAACCAGGGCGTGCTGGGCGCACTGCTGCAGGAAGGCGACCTGGTCGTCAGTGACGAGCTGAACCACGCCAGCATCATCGACGGGCTGCGGCTGACGAAAGCGACCCGCAAGGTGTTCCGGCATGCCGACCCGGCCGACCTGGAACGCGTGCTGCGCGAGAACCCCACCGACGGTCTGGTGATGGTCGTCACGGACGGGGTGTTCAGCATGGACGGCGACGTCGCCCCGCTGGATGAACTTGTGGCGGTCGCGCGGAAGTTCGGCGCGGTCACGTACGTGGACGACGCGCACGGCTCGGGCGTGATGGGCCCGCAGGGCAGCGGCACGGTGCATCACTTCGGGTTCGAGTACGCCGACGACGTGATCCAGGTCGGCACGCTGAGCAAGGCCTGGGGCGGCGTGGGGGGCTACGCAGCCGGGCACGGGGACCTGCGGCAGCTGCTGATCAACCGCGCGCGCCCGTACCTGTTCTCGACCGCCATGGCCCCTGCCACGGTGGGCGCGCTGGCCGCCGCGCTGGACGAGGTGCAGGCCGATCCCAACCTGATGGAGCGCCTGTGGGACAACACCCGCTTCTTCAAGGCGGAACTGCACCGCCTGGGCTTCGACACCATGGGCAGCGTGACGCCCATCACGCCCGTGGTGTTCGGCGAGGCGCCCGCGGCGTTCGAGGCCAGCCGCCGCCTGTTCGACGAGGGCATCTTCGCGGTGGGTCTGGGCTTCCCGACCGTGCCGCGCGGCAAGGCCCGCATCCGGAACATCGTGACCGCCGAGCACACCCGCGCGGACCTGGAGCAGGCCCTGGGCGCGTATGAGAAGGTCGGCCGGGCGCTGGGCATCATCTGAAGGGCCCCACACGGGCAGGCGGGGCGCGCGCCCTATCATCCTGGGCATGACCAACCGGCCGCCCGTGGGCGACAGACAAGACAAGGGGGCGCAGGTGCAGGCGATGTTTGCCAGCATCGCGCCCCGCTACGACCTCCTCAACCGCGTGCTGAGCCTGGGCGTGGACCGCTCCTGGCGCCGCGCGGCCGTGACCGAGGCCCTGGCGAAAAGCCCCGCCCGGATCCTGGACGTGGCGACCGGCACCGGCGACTTCGCGCTGGAACTCAAGACCCGCGCCCCGCACGCGCAGGTGGTCGGCAGCGACTTCGTGCCGGAAATGCTGGAGATCGCCCGCGGGAAGGCCGCCGCCCGCCACCTGGACGTCCAGCTGGAGCAGGGGGACGCCCTGAGCCTGCCCTACCCGGACGGCAGTTTCGACGTGGTGACCTGCTCGTTCGGGTTCCGGAACTTCGCGGATTACGCCCGCGGCCTCGCGGAGATGTGGCGGGTGCTGGCGCCGGGAGGGCGGGCCGTGATCCTGGAGTTCCCGCCGCCCGCCCCGGGCCTGTTCGGGCTGCTGTTCCGCTTCTACTTCCGTCAGGTGCTTCCGCGGATCGGGGCGCTGGTCAGCGGGAACGGCGGGGCGTACACGTACCTGCCGGAAAGCGTGCTGGCCTTCCCCGACCCGGAACGCCTGGCCGGGCTGATGCGCGCCACGGGGTTCCGGACCCGCTACCGCCTGCTGACCTTCGGAATCGCAGCCATCCACGTCGGCGACAAGACCTGAGCCTCCCCGCGCTTGACATGGAAGGAGAAGTCCTGTACACTTCTCCTTCTGGTCAGTTGCTTGACCATGCAGGCCCAGCATGCGGTTGCGCAGCGGGCCCCTCCCGGGTGACCGGGGAAGGCAGTGCGAATCTCACGAAGTACCGCTGCACTTGAGGGAGACGCCCACCTCCAGGATAAAAAACGGGCGTGCGACTGGCAGAATGCGGCAAGACCCGCAGCGCCGGACCACACAGGAGACCTTTGCGGGTCTCCTTTCTCATGTCGGTAAGGGAAAACAGTACTGATAATCCCCTTCTGATGGGCCCGCTGGACCCTGAGACGATCCCGTCCATGCCCCCACTGGCTGGTCTGATGGGGGTGTCATTTCCAATGTGGCTCACACTTCGCTGACGTGAGAAGTCTAAACTCCATGAGGTTTTTTCAATTTAGAGTGTGTTCAAGGAGAACCTCATGTCTAGCCAGCAGGGCCGACAGGCCCCTCAGCCGCCCCGTGCAGACCGCCCTCCGTACCGCGCCCCCCAGGTCACCAACCTGGGCCCCTGGGCCCAGCTCACCCTGGCCTACTCCGTGCCTATCGTGCCCCCCGCCGGAGGCCCCCAGTGACCCTGCGCACCAACACCCTGCTCCTCGCCGGCCTGCTCACCCTCAGCGCCTGCACCACCAGCCCCACCCCCCCCACACAACCCCAGACCGGCGCCAGCACCAAAGCGGCCCTCGGCGTATACGAACTCAGCCTCAGCGGCGACGGCAAAACCGCCAAGCAAGCCAGCGTCCGCGCCCAGGCCAACGAGGTCGGCGGCCTGAGCTTCCAGAGCGTGCAGTACGGCTACACCGTTGACAGCCAGAGCAACTCCACCGTCGCCTACGCCACCTTCGACGTCACCAACAACAGCGGCACCGACATCACCGCCCCCACCCTCGTGCCCATCGACACCGCCGGCACGGGCGGCACCGTCGGCTACACCGCGTTCCGTGAACTGAAAACCTTCGGCGGCGCCGACGCCTCCAGCAAGGCCGCCGGCCTCACCTACACCCAGGGCACCAACCAGCAGGGCCACACCACCCCCCTCGTCGCCAGCCTGGACAGCGGCAGCATCACCGGCATCAACACCGGCACCACGCAACTCGCCGGCACCGCCCGCAGCGGCTGGGTCATGCCCGCCCTCACCAACGGCGCCACCGGCCGCGTCACCGTCGCCATCCGCATCCCCGGCACCGACGCACAACAGAACCCCTTCTCCTTCAACATGGTCTTCACCGTCGCCGACAACGTGCCCCAGACCAGCACCCTGACCAACATCGGCACGGTGCAGGGCGCCACTCCCAGTGGGGACGCCCCGGCTGCCCTGACCGGTACCCAGACGGTGGAAGGGGTCATTACGGCCTACTACCCCAAACTCAGCGGTTTCTTCGTTCAGGAAGAAGGCATGGACGCCGACGCCGACCTCACGACCAGCAACGGCGTCTTCGTGTACTGCAACACCGCCTGCCCCACGGACCTTCAGTCTGGGGAACGGGTCCGCGTGACGGGCACCATCGCGGAATACAACAAGGGCACCCAAATGGCTTCCCCCACCATCACCCGCCTGATGGCTGGCCTCGCCCTGCCGGACGCGATCACTGTGACCCTGCCTGTCGTGGATACGCAACTGGAACGCTACGAAGGTATGCGTCTCACGTTCCCGGAAACCCTGACCATCACGAACAACTACCCCTACGGTCAATACGGTGAACTGGGCCTTTCCAACGCCGGACGCATGTTCAACCCCACGAACGGCAATGCCGCCAGCACCGCACAGGCCCAGATCCTGCTCGACGACGGCGTGAGCAACTCCTACCCCAACCCCCTGGCCTACCTGAGCAGCGAGAACACCCGCCGCACCGGCGATACCATCACGGGCCTGAACGGCATCTGGCACACCATCGCCAACCTGCCCATGCTGGAACCCGAGGGCACGGTCAACTTCCAGAGCGTGAACACCCGCGCCGGCAACCTCACGCCCAAAGATGTGGGCGGCACCCTGAAAGTCGGCGGCGCGAACGTCCTGAACTACTTCACCACCTTCGGCAGCCGCGGCGCGAACAACGCCACGGAATTCGCCCGCCAGCGTGCGAAGACCGCCTCCAACCTGGTGGCCCTGAACGCCGACGTCCTCACCCTCATGGAAGTGCAGAACAACGGTGACACTGCGCTTAACGACCTCGTGGCCGCTCTGAACGAGAAGGCCGGCGCCGGCACCTACGCCGCGATCCAGACCAGCACGGTCGGTACCGACGAGATCAAGGTCGCCATCATCTACAAACCCGGCAAAGTTACCCCCGTCGGCACGTACCAGCTCGACACGGACAGCATCCACTCCCGCCCGCCCGTCGCCCAGACCTTCCAGGACAACACCACCAAAGGCGTATTTACGGTGGTGGCCAATCACCTGAAGAGCAAGGGGTGCAGTGGCGCGACTGGCGCCAACGCCGACCAGGGCGACGGTCAGGGGTGCTGGAACGCCCTGCGCGTACAGCAGGCCACGCAGCTCTTGAACTTCGTCAACACGCTGAAAACCAGCACCGGCGACCAAGACGTCATTCTGATGGGCGACTTCAATGCATACGGTGCTGAGGATCCCATCAAGACGATTCAGAATGGCGGCTTTGAAAGCCTCAACCTCCGTATCCCCGCCGAGGACCGTTACAGCTACCAGTTCAACGGCACGTTCGGATATCTCGACCACGCCCTGGCCAGCAGCAATCTGAGCGCGCAGGTCACCGGCATCACCGAGTGGCACGTCAATAGCGACGAACCCATTGCCGCCGACTACAACACCGATGACGGTGCCGTGGATCTCTTCGACCCCATGACCCCCTTCCGCGCCAGCGACCACGACCCTGTTCTGGTGGGCCTAAACCTGAACGCTGACACGATTGTCACCCCTCCCCCTGCTCCGACCACTAGTCTCAGCGCCAACCCGACTACCCTGAGCGTCACGGCGGACGGAACCAGCAGCGCTAGCAGCACCGTCACGGCCAACACCCAGAACTACAACGGGGCTGACCTCGCCATCACCACCAGCAACGCGGCGGGCCTGAGCGTTACCACCTCCTCCGCCACTGTGGCCCCGATCGGCACCTTTACGGTGACTGTTAAGGCCCCTGTTGGCACGACATCCGGCAGTTACCCGGTGACCGTCACCACAACCGGCGACAACGGTCTGAGCGCCAGCACCACCATCAGCGTGACCGTTACCGCCGCGCCCACCACTGGGCCTGTGAACCATCTCGTGATCAGCCAGGTCTACCCGGGCGGCGGCGGTGGCAGCGCCACAGCTTCTTACAAGAACGATTACGTGGAGGTGTTCAACCCCACCGGCCAGAGCATCAATCTGACCGGCTACAGCCTCCAGTACTACTCCGCTGCGGGGACCACCACCAGCAATACCTTTAACCTAAGTGGGACCCTGACCGCCGGACAATACCTGCTCGTGAAGACGGGTCAGGCCGGCACGGGGGGGGCAGACCTGACCGGTGCGGACCTCACGAC from Deinococcus ficus includes:
- a CDS encoding ExeM/NucH family extracellular endonuclease, encoding MTLRTNTLLLAGLLTLSACTTSPTPPTQPQTGASTKAALGVYELSLSGDGKTAKQASVRAQANEVGGLSFQSVQYGYTVDSQSNSTVAYATFDVTNNSGTDITAPTLVPIDTAGTGGTVGYTAFRELKTFGGADASSKAAGLTYTQGTNQQGHTTPLVASLDSGSITGINTGTTQLAGTARSGWVMPALTNGATGRVTVAIRIPGTDAQQNPFSFNMVFTVADNVPQTSTLTNIGTVQGATPSGDAPAALTGTQTVEGVITAYYPKLSGFFVQEEGMDADADLTTSNGVFVYCNTACPTDLQSGERVRVTGTIAEYNKGTQMASPTITRLMAGLALPDAITVTLPVVDTQLERYEGMRLTFPETLTITNNYPYGQYGELGLSNAGRMFNPTNGNAASTAQAQILLDDGVSNSYPNPLAYLSSENTRRTGDTITGLNGIWHTIANLPMLEPEGTVNFQSVNTRAGNLTPKDVGGTLKVGGANVLNYFTTFGSRGANNATEFARQRAKTASNLVALNADVLTLMEVQNNGDTALNDLVAALNEKAGAGTYAAIQTSTVGTDEIKVAIIYKPGKVTPVGTYQLDTDSIHSRPPVAQTFQDNTTKGVFTVVANHLKSKGCSGATGANADQGDGQGCWNALRVQQATQLLNFVNTLKTSTGDQDVILMGDFNAYGAEDPIKTIQNGGFESLNLRIPAEDRYSYQFNGTFGYLDHALASSNLSAQVTGITEWHVNSDEPIAADYNTDDGAVDLFDPMTPFRASDHDPVLVGLNLNADTIVTPPPAPTTSLSANPTTLSVTADGTSSASSTVTANTQNYNGADLAITTSNAAGLSVTTSSATVAPIGTFTVTVKAPVGTTSGSYPVTVTTTGDNGLSASTTISVTVTAAPTTGPVNHLVISQVYPGGGGGSATASYKNDYVEVFNPTGQSINLTGYSLQYYSAAGTTTSNTFNLSGTLTAGQYLLVKTGQAGTGGADLTGADLTTTNLSMGGSAGKIALVQGTAAVTSTDASIVDAVAWGSVTSPYEGTYSTAPTVAQALFRLRNGCQDTNSNASDLTIQATAPRNKSTPVNVCATP